From the genome of Papaver somniferum cultivar HN1 chromosome 2, ASM357369v1, whole genome shotgun sequence, one region includes:
- the LOC113350466 gene encoding receptor-like kinase TMK4, whose amino-acid sequence MAADSPTLFSSSPNSTLDHAGHHGLSAPAIAGIVVAVVLVICVVVAVFCYFQRRKKKRLEMLVRTGKGMQTLEASRQLANRMQPTEAGNAVRQPTIQLHNTEAGNCSSRVEGEFSFGFLQEVTQNFSEQNLLGEGAFGKVYRGKFPDGTEVAVERLNLILGVAGLMAFQAELSILKMTHRHLVSVIGFCNQGVEHLIVYEFMESGTLHQKLFEWIDTGGNPMSWDERIVVALDVAKGLHYLHSLSREAFVHRDVKCKNILLDRDMRAKISDYGLVKAMTDDEKSVVTKLAGTRGYLAPEYAMTGHLSIKADVYAFGIVLLELITGQTTVDDGQEEKNLAMRFRPVYKRGMENVRALVDRSLDPDAQGLNGGCEACNGVHAH is encoded by the coding sequence ATGGCTGCTGATTCACCAACCTTATTTTCCTCTTCTCCCAATAGTACTCTAGATCATGCAGGACATCATGGGTTATCGGCACCTGCGATAGCTGGGATAGTGGTAGCAGTTGTACTTGTAAtttgtgttgttgttgctgtgttcTGCTACTtccagagaaggaagaagaagcggTTGGAGATGCTAGTACGTACAGGCAAAGGAATGCAAACTTTGGAAGCTTCGCGCCAGCTGGCTAATCGGATGCAGCCTACAGAAGCTGGTAATGCTGTGCGCCAGCCCACTATTCAGCTGCACAACACCGAAGCTGGTAATTGCTCTTCAAGGGTGGAAGGCGAGTTCTCCTTTGGTTTCCTACAAGAGGTAACGCAAAACTTCAGTGAACAAAATTTGTTAGGCGAGGGGGCATTTGGGAAGGTCTATAGAGGGAAGTTTCCGGACGGGACCGAGGTTGCTGTTGAGAGGCTGAATCTCATATTAGGCGTAGCTGGGTTGATGGCGTTCCAGGCTGAGCTCTCCATTTTGAAGATGACACACAGACACCTCGTATCTGTGATTGGGTTCTGTAACCAAGGCGTTGAGCATCTGATTGTTTACGAATTCATGGAGAGCGGAACACTACACCAAAAGCTCTTTGAGTGGATTGACACTGGTGGCAACCCCATGAGCTGGGATGAGAGGATTGTAGTGGCGCTAGATGTGGCTAAGGGCTTGCACTACCTCCACAGTCTGTCCAGGGAGGCCTTTGTACACAGGGATGTAAAATGTAAAAATATCCTACTTGACAGGGATATGAGGGCCAAAATCTCGGATTATGGCCTGGTGAAGGCAATGACAGATGATGAGAAGTCGGTGGTGACCAAGTTAGCTGGAACTCGTGGATACCTTGCGCCTGAGTACGCAATGACTGGTCATTTGTCGATCAAAGCTGATGTGTATGCTTTTGGCATAGTTCTCTTAGAACTTATTACAGGTCAGACGACAGTGGACGATGGtcaggaagagaagaatttggcGATGCGCTTTCGTCCCGTCTACAAGAGGGGCATGGAGAATGTGAGAGCTTTGGTCGACCGGTCACTCGACCCGGATGCGCAGGGCCTTAATGGAGGCTGTGAGGCTTGCAATGGAGTGCACGCGCACTGA